Proteins co-encoded in one Malus sylvestris chromosome 7, drMalSylv7.2, whole genome shotgun sequence genomic window:
- the LOC126628770 gene encoding protein SEEDLING PLASTID DEVELOPMENT 1-like, producing MRALSSQFVLVDLQSSWQSANQIPISTLCYLQNSKFISAVSSTFRRTRGGRKPVASSKSSTPWIPSPEIRRPSDRFFSGNGLVLKSPNSNPASTSQPEAGSELGMLLELLPSRMRSELYRHQEIGELVEVVMDLGRSPIARFPSGDWVISEQPVNHEDLRHAVSKVSEFSDDNRSGINNSLHRISAIRNRKMQIIGLTCRVGRAVSGSAEIIRDLIEGGGSILVIGPPGVGKTTLIREIARMLADDHMKRVVIVDTSNEIGGDGDVPHAGIGRARRMQVPNVNMQHNVMIEAVENHMPETIIIDEIGTELEALAASTIAQRGVQLVGTAHGMTIDNIMKNPSLQILVGGIESVTLGDEEARRRKVQKTILERKGPPTFTCAVEIISKTELRVHHRLDATVDAILAGKSPLFEIRRVDADANSSCKSISLPEKNYLEVSDFTLKKDIDSSGIEYDDEDLNHSPKQSKKFSSKKSVKKRSLPVCVYTYKILEADLLQVAKVMGLEDEIEMTEDIGTADAIIASSSEMKQNPWIRSVAKFHELPVFVMKSNTMAQMVKAVRMILEMESVGSLPKQIVNSSLDFEIEDDAPKRKPSLEEIDALEEVRLAIEYIVIPGGEPVELLPRRSEIIARQLELVESYQLAAENSGTEMNPRLQILPMRLNKKKAPKRVKSSSSFLEVINSKSLTGGGGGTSVTRLPFLSD from the exons atgagagcTTTGAGTTCACAATTCGTGCTGGTTGATCTGCAGAGCTCATGGCAATCGGCAAACCAGATCCCAATCTCGACCCTCTGCTACCTCCAGAACTCCAAATTCATCTCCGCAGTCTCTTCGACGTTTCGTCGAACACGTGGTGGGCGTAAGCCGGTTGCTTCGTCCAAATCCTCCACCCCATGGATTCCGTCCCCAGAGATTCGGAGGCCGTCCGATCGGTTCTTTTCCGGAAATGGGTTGGTTTTGAAGTCTCCGAATTCGAATCCGGCTTCCACGTCGCAGCCGGAGGCGGGTTCGGAGCTGGGAATGTTACTTGAATTGTTGCCTTCGAGGATGAGGAGTGAGCTGTACAGGCACCAGGAGATTGGCGAGCTCGTTGAGGTTGTGATGGATTTGGGGAGGAGTCCGATTGCGAGGTTTCCTTCCGGTGATTGGGTGATCTCCGAACAGCCGGTGAATCATGAAGATCTACGGCACGCTGTATCGAAG GTTAGTGAGTTTTCAGATGACAACCGTTCGGGTATTAACAATTCACTACACCGGATAAGTGCCATTCGAAACCGTAAAATGCAAATCATCGGCCTCACTTGCCGGGTGGGACGAGCAGTCTCAGGTAGTGCTGAGATCATACGCGACTTGATTGAGGGCGGAGGTTCTATCTTGGTCATTGGTCCTCCTGGAGTCGGAAAGACAACCTTGATCAG AGAAATTGCAAGAATGCTGGCAGATGATCATATGAAGCGTGTTGTGATTGTGGATACATCTAATGAGATTGGTGGAGATGGAGATGTTCCTCACGCTGGAATAGGTCGTGCAAGGAGGATGCAAGTTCCTAATGTGAATATGCAACATAAT GTTATGATTGAAGCAGTGGAAAATCATATGCCTGAAACCATCATAATAGATGAAATTGGAACAGAACTTGAAGCATTGGCTGCCAGTACGATTGCTCAAAGAGGAGTCCAACTAGTTGGAACTGCACATGGAATGACGATAGACAACATAATGAAGAACCCTTCTCTACAGATCCTTGTTGGCGGCATAGAG AGTGTGACCCTTGGTGatgaagaagcaagaagaaggaAGGTGCAGAAGACAATTCTTGAAAGAAAGGGGCCTCCTACATTTACATGTGCTGTGGAGATTATATCTAAAACAGAACTTCGTGTGCATCACAGATTAGATGCAACTGTTGATGCTATACTGGCTG GAAAATCTCCTCTGTTTGAAATCCGTCGTGTTGATGCGGATGCTAATAGCTCTTGCAAGTCTATCTCACTACCTGAAAAGAATTATCTAGAAGTGTCTGATTTTACTCTTAAGAAAGACATTGATTCCTCTGGTATAGAGTATGATGATGAAGATCTAAACCATTCTCCTAAACAGTCGAAAAAATTCAGCAGTAAAAAATCTGTGAAGAAGAGGAGTTTGCCAGTTTGTGTATATACATACAAG ATTCTTGAAGCTGATCTGCTACAAGTAGCAAAGGTAATGGGGCTTGAAGATGAAATAGAAATGACTGAAGATATCGGAACAGCTGATGCAATAATAGCATCCAGTTCTGAAATGAAACAGAACCCATGGATCCGCAGTGTTGCAAAGTTCCATGAGTTGCCTGTATTTGTCATGAAG TCAAATACCATGGCACAAATGGTCAAGGCAGTTCGGATGATTCTTGAAATGGAATCTGTTGGCTCTTTGCCAAAGCAGATAGTCAATAGTTCTTTAGACTTTGAAATTGAAGATGATGCCCCGAAAAGAAAACCATCTTTGGAAGAGATTGATGCATTGGAG GAGGTTCGACTAGCGATTGAGTACATTGTGATTCCTGGTGGAGAGCCAGTAGAGCTTCTCCCAAGACGCTCTGAAATAATCGCCCGACAGCTTGAGCTAGTGGAAAGTTATCAGTTGGCGGCTGAAAATTCAGGCACCGAGATGAATCCGAGGTTGCAGATTCTTCCCATGAgattaaacaaaaagaaagctCCAAAACGTGTTAAATCCAGTTCAAGTTTTCTGGAGGTGATTAACTCCAAATCGCTAACCGGCGGAGGTGGAGGAACCAGTGTAACTAGGCTGCCATTTTTATCTGACTAA